Within the Pangasianodon hypophthalmus isolate fPanHyp1 chromosome 19, fPanHyp1.pri, whole genome shotgun sequence genome, the region TTCCAGTGACAGTTCACAGCTACAATGTGGTTACTGTGGAGTACTAAGAGCACCCGCAGATAGAAGCACAAATTGACgtactgttatataaaaatacagttgGTTTGAAGTGGTTTGAAAGGttgctggctgtgtgtgtgtggagtaagAAGACCCTAATAGCTATAATGCCACTTTCAGGCAATTGCAGGCAGTACAGGCAGGTGATGGTGTGCTGTGTTAAAAGAGTGGGAGGATGCAAGCACCTTTGTGTGTAAGGTCGGTGTGATTCGCTTTGTGCTATGTGGCTGTGTGTTGTGGTTAAATTATATCTCCTGCTCTAGTTATTAAGATGCGAGCTGTGTGAGCGTCTGAGTGTGTGGGAGTATAAATGTACAGATGTGTTCATTGCGATTGCTGGGATTTCCTTGGATATTTGCACTATTGAATTTGATAATGAGacaatgcacacaaacacacacacacacacacacacacacttacacacagaaGGAAACAATCAATTAGAGGAAAAACACTACCAAGGTGAATACATACAAAGACatagagagacaaaaagaaaagaaacagaaagaaatttCATAATATATTCACCTTTGTCCACCAGACCATTCTGAGCATTCTTGTAATTGTAATACAATCTAACTTATCTccattttattctctctctcttcgtgGACTTGAGGCCATCCTGGCAGTTTCTCTTCTCTATGCCAATTAGGCAGAGGGCTTATGGGAACATCCTAGCTCTTCTTCCCAAGTTATGTTTTTGCATCTAACACCATTTCAGCTTTCTCCCTCCCTTCCCTGCCCTCCTTTTCTATCAAAATGCTTCCATCAGCTTCTCTGTCATCTCTACTCCTCTTCAGCTCTTATCATTCATCATTCTCTCATCCCTTCCTCCCTCTTCGTTCTTTTCCTTGGTTTGTCCCCTCCTTCATATTCTCTCAGGCCTTCTCATCTGCAATTCACTCCTCCTCTATTACACACTTATTCCAAATAGATATGTGCCTTCTTTAAGCGTTAATGAATGGATATTCATTTAACTGGTAGAGGGGGAAAGGTgctctggataaaagcatctgctaaatgccataaatgtaaatctttaaTGTAGCATAATCAAGCATCATAAAAGCCACCCgctgcagatgttttttttttagtcctgATACACACTTCTACGATAGTGCTGCTTTgtgcataaaatatttcaggatgTGCCTTTTCTTTTTCGTATTTTCTCATGTGGATGTAGGGCACAATGTGTATACGAATAGTGATTCAGTATTTGAATACTGAAAAGGTTAACCAGATATTCAAATAATCATGCACACCTCTAATTCCAAACAGACTTTCTTTCATGACCGCGCAGTCGTAAGCCAACTCCtgctgaattacagccagctTTGGTATCTGTGTTGCAGGCTTTCAGTAGGCCACAAAAAGGAGCCAGACTGACTACCTGATTAATCCTAATGTTTATTCCATGCTGGCTTTTGCCTGACTGTGCCCAGCTCCTAACAGTGTCAGTTAAAtgggaatttttaaaaagcaggagCAAAAAGATATTTCCATTCGTCTTCTACTTGTGCATATTGTTTCAGTAAATTgtgcatgatttatttttgtgattagAAATCAAGATGCAAACAGGGTCAGAGTGAGCCAGTTTAGTGGCAGCATAATGAGTATGTTGTTAACTCACTCGTTTGGTACTTGACTTTCTGTAGCtaatgatgatgacaatgagGACTAGAGGGCTGTTCCAACAATGATACTGATCTGCTAACTGTGTCAGGCTCATTGATCTGATGACTGCAGGCCTGTGGATGCTGCAGAGGGAGCAGAAGTGCAGCCTGGGTTTGTTGTGATCGAGTAGCACAGAATCAGGCCACTTCAGTGAAATATTCTAATTTGTCAGTTGTATTATAGGCTCAGCACTGGTGCACACCTTCCTAGCACGATCTTGTACCAATTCCTTTCAGTGTATGGTATAAATCATGCTGCAGATTTTGCATCAGTATCACAGCAGTGTCTTCCAGATGTTGAGATGAGTTTTTCAAataatctttttcttttagtaAATTAAATACTTCAGTTTCACTATAACCTGAAACTAAATTCATGATGCTtggaaaaatacatattttcatgtgtttctGTTCACTCCTCTCTgcaaatctttattttttgaaagtttGACTTTTGTTGTAACCACAATTTCACATCCCTTTTCCGCTATTTGAAAACACCATTTGCCCTTTACATTGTGCAAATATTTCATGGCCAATGGATcaatagaaatgaaataaaataagtctAGTGGCTATGAAATCTGCTGCCAGGTTGCAGAACTCCAAGGATGCTACTCGAACATCAAAATTTCTGGAATGTGGTATCTTTGCCAAATCGCCTCCAGAGCTAGAGAATATTTCTACTCAAGGTTCATGAGTAACAGTTCTTGATGCGGTAGATTGCAGGATGGAGAGACTCTTGTGGTTGGGTTTGAGTTAGTGAAGGATGGCTGAGGCAGACTTCTGAAAGAACTCTGCAAGTCTTTTGGAAGCACctgttatctaatatttcttcaTTGCAGATTCAATTCATACACCATGCTAAATTTGATTGGCACTCAATTATAAGTAGGCCGAAAGATGAATGGTTTAAAAATCTTTAGCTACATGACACACTAAACCTAACCATCAGTGCTCTCAAAATGGAAAGTTGGCAAGGAAGAGTGTTGTTGAGCCTGAAAGGCATGAGGATAACAGTGAAACAGGATCAGCAGCTCCAGATGCTTGAAAAGCACCAAgggcaaatacacacacactcaccgagATTATAAGTGTCAATCATGCATTTCATCAGTTTATATCAGAAGTTCTCcttttttagttttgcattCAGTGTGATGCAATTCAAGAACTCACTTCCTAGAGgccattatttaatatttctgtggGCTTTACTCCAGAAAGCCCTACTGCACAGTTGAGTAGTGAATGTTTCAGCAATGACAAAGAACAAACTGTAATCCTGCCTTTattcctgtttctctctgtagGTCTGGGAAGCCGCAGTCCATCTGCTCCCTGCAGGCTCGAGTTCAGGACTTTCTCAGCAGTGGTGAAAACAGGGCTGATAATGCTACAGTGCCTGTATGTCTGCCAGACCTCAAACCACAGCCCCCATGCATGCTTCCTCCAGCCacgccagagagagagaacaaagcGGGAGATAGGGAGGGACAGAATAAGAAACACAGGGATAGAAGGAGGGAGGGACAGAGGTCAGCACTGGAAACACAAGGATTTCGTTCAAAAGACAGTCAAAGAGAAAATGATCAGATAGGAGCAAGATATACAGAAAAGGGTGAGGAGATGAATGTAACAATACCCTACTCTACTCCTCTTTCTCCCCTCTCTGACACCCATGCTCCTGACGGCCAATTAAGGATGGTTCACACACTGCCTGATTTTGTGCAAGCACTGACAGAGGCACGCAAAGCCCGATACATACGACACAGAGGACAGCCTTTGTGCGAGAGAGAGCTGAGCGTCAGAGAGATATTCTCAAGCAACTCCAGAGACACACATaccactcactaacacactagTGTCACTAGTCTGCTTCACACTCATATATACTTAAGTTGAGAcctgtgagcacacacacacttttaatctacacaagttgcattttttaatttaaaaaaaaaagaaagaaattttccTTATGGAGACCAGTCAAATGTCCCCAAGGTCAAAACAGTCATGTATACCTAAACATGTAATATGCTCTAGTAactgcattatttaaattttagcaTAACATTCATATACTGGACTACATTATTGGGTTAGGTCAATTACAAACATTTTGTAAACTCTGTAACCTATAAATACAACTGGTATTTCAACATGACCTACATTTTCAGTTCTGCTTACTGCAGTTTACTGTCAATATTTTGGTGGGTTTTTGGGAGCACATATTAATGCTCTGACATGAGCTATGTATAAGTTTACCTcatgaaaaaaacatccatctCTGGGTTAAATCCTTTCGTAATATGTGAGCACTGGGATTGTACTTGTTTACTTCTGGTAaagacagaagaattctttacATGGTGAAGAATAAGCCCCTCATAACAGTttgccagatcaagaacaccatccaggaggtaggtgtatctgtgtcaaagtcaacaattaGGAGAAGCCTTCACCAGATTACATACAGAGAGTTTACCATATGATGTAAACCAATGGTAAGCCTCGAAAACAGGAAGAATAATTTAGAGTTTgacaaaaacatctaaaaatcaTCAATCATCCTATGGAGAGATTGAGACAAAGATCagcttgtaccagaatgatgggaagagaagagtatggagaacgGAATGAACTGCTTGTGATTCGAATTATACCACCTGATCCTGATGGGTGTGTATGGCTTGGACCCTTGTAtatattgatgatgtgactgctgaagAAAGCAgtaggatgaattctgaagtgtatagggctatattatctgctcagattcagccaaatgcttcagaactcattggatgGTATTTCAGACAGCAGATGGAAAACTACCTGAAACATACTTCAATAGAAACTTGAGactttttttaaggcaaagaagtggaatgttctgcaaatcagtcacctgaccattacaccacccccatcagcctggactgttgacacaaggcgggttgggtccatggattcatgctgttggtgccaaattctgaccctatcatctgtgtgcctcagcagaaatcgagattcatcagaccaggctacgtttttccagtcttcaactgtccaggtttggtgagcctgtgcccactgcagcttcagctttctgctcttggctgacagatgtgaaacccgacgtggtcttctgatattgtagcccatccacctaaaggttcgatgtgttgtgcattctgagatgcttttctgctcaccacaattgtacagataGATTTTTTGacttactgtagcctttctgtcagctcgaaccagtctggccattctccactgacctctctcatcaacaaggcgtttccatccacagaactgctgctcactggatgttttttctttattgcaccattctgagtaaactctagagactgttgtgtgcgaaaatcccaggagatcagcagtcataaaaatacttaaaccagACAATCCCACCGACAATCCtaccatggtcaaaatcactgagatcacatttttcccccattctgatggttgatgtgaacattacctgaagctgctggctcgtatctgcatgattttatgcattgctctgctgccacatgatgggctgattagataattgcctgaatgagtaggtgtacaggtgttcctaataaagtgctcgcTGAGTGTATAACTCCCTCctggatatacagtgtgtgtatatatatatatatatatatatatatatatatatatatatatatatatatatatattttacatttccaaacattacttttccaaaaaaaataatgttacagaaaaatgtttgtatgtcagtcaagaaagcagcagattatgTAAgcgaccacttttcagacaaaaaaacataatgaaggctgctgggttttgctgcaaaaataagaagcaaaaatAAGACAGGCAAAGTCTCCAGGAGTctctgtggctgcttctgcaagatgctcagtaaaacttaccagctaatttccttataaatctGCACAAACTGTACTTGAGACTgttatttaaggaaaaaaagcaaagggtcatcacaccaaatattgagtttgtttcatttattactgcttaCTGCACGTTGTAGTATTTGTCTTTTAAGTAGaaagatttaatttcattattttgaagtcatctttacagcatttctaaGACTTTGCAcaacactataacacacacacacacacacacacacacacacacacacatatatatatatatatatatatatatatatatatatatatatatggctcGAGGTGGAGGGGTAGCCTCAGTATttagaaattgttttaaatgttaaaatgttgttaTCGGCAGATAAATATTCTACTTTTGAGGTTCAGTTGTTTAAAGTGGAGCTGTGTAGTCCTGTTCTTTGTGCTCTCATATAAGGATATTATTGCTCAATTTGCAGaatttttatcttcttttgtACCTCATTCTGATTGTGTTTTAATTCTTggtgattttaatattcatgtttGTTGCCTGAGTAAGCCCTTGGTTAAAGAATTTTTACATCTCATTGATTCGTTTAATTTTACTCAGCCTGTTTTAAGTTCCACTCGTAATTAAGGTCACACACTGAATCTGATTTTGTCATTAGGCTTTCCAGTTTCTAATGTGGTTATTGATGACATTTGTCTTTTGGACCTCAAGCCTATTATCTTTAATATTACTGTTTCCGGTATTATCTCTAACCATAAGACATCAAGTCGCCATGTTTGTTCTATCAATCCTAACACAGCTAGTAATTTTTCAACTGCTTATGgctcttttccttctctctgcaCCATAGAGTCTCCATCTCCAGGCCTGGGCATAGACGAGTTGGTCTCTTTTAAttctaaaaattctaaaacacagaGTACAGTCCTGGTTAATTGAACATACTCAGGGACTCAGACAGAAATGGAGGAATGCAGAAAGAAAGCCAGCCTTCAAGTATCATATGAAATGTTGAGAGATTGAATGATTCGGTATCAACAATCTGTCAAGGCATCTAAACTTAAGTTTTCCTCTGATTTGATTTGAAGAAATTCCAATAACCCTAAAGTTTTATGTAGTACAGTTAATGCAGTATTAAAACCTACAGCTACCAAATTTCCTGATGCCACTTTGGGAGTTTGTGATAGTTTTTCATTTCTAAGATTGATGCTATTACATCAGGCATCTCTGCTCCTGATTTAGTTCCTTCTATTTCGTTACCATGTTTGGGTCACTTATCAACGTTTGAATCTGTATCTCTTCCTCAGCTGGTAGATGTGATTCGGCACATGAAGCCTGCTGGCTGCTCATTAGATGTTGTTTCCCCTCGCATTTTGAGGGAGGTTTTAGATATTTTGGGACCTAGCCTCCTGTCAATAATAAATAGCAGTCTTATTAATGGTGTAGTTCTTGTCTTGTTTCAAAATCTTGTTTTAAACATGCTGTAGTCCAACCCCTGCTTAAAAAGTCAAGTCTTGATtcttcagatttaaaaatttaCCACCCAATCTCTAAACTGTCATTTTTATCGAAATTCTTGGAAAAGGTTCTTTTCAATCAACTTACAGGATTCTTGCAGAGAAACAGTATTTTGGAAAAATCTCAATCAGGTTTTAGAGTCAAACATTGTACAGAGTCTGCTCTTATCAAAGTGTCGAATGATGTTGCTGGCGAGTGATTCAGGGAAAGTGCCATTCTAGTTCTCCTGGATCTCAACGCAGCCTTTGACACTATTGATCACGATATTCTTTTAGATTGAGTGGATCTTCAAGACACTGTCCTTGAGTGGTTCTCATCTTATCTTAACATTCACTGTTGAGCTTGGGAATCATTCTTCTGCCTCTGCTTCCATCACCTGTGGAGTACCTCAAGGCTCAATTTTGGGGCCTCTTTTGTTTTCACTATATATGTTAcctttacagtttatttttcaaaatcacAAACTTCATTATCGTTGTTATGCAGATGATATTCAGTGCTATATTCCTTTAAAATCCACCGATAGTTCTGCAATAGAATCTTTGCTGGCCTGTCTTAAAGATATTAAAAGATGGATGGTGGCTAATTTCCTTCAGGTCAATGATTCTAAGACAGaagttttaataatttaactaAAAATTTGGGGCCTTTGGCCTCTAATCTTCATATGGAGACACGAAACCTTGGAGTTATCTTTGATTCTCACTTAAAAATAAAGGCTGTGGTTAAAGGAGAC harbors:
- the LOC113545214 gene encoding coiled-coil domain-containing protein 190, which codes for MRRTDWLVWPSEAQRREERRAEARLAHGIQRLDEAKRYHLNTLTREQHALHRHLIALKTGNRWRGLNTVGSRPSNHDLSHPAVSYSKTRLPIIPPADRETNRHRSGKPQSICSLQARVQDFLSSGENRADNATVPVCLPDLKPQPPCMLPPATPERENKAGDREGQNKKHRDRRREGQRSALETQGFRSKDSQRENDQIGARYTEKGEEMNVTIPYSTPLSPLSDTHAPDGQLRMVHTLPDFVQALTEARKARYIRHRGQPLCERELSVREIFSSNSRDTHTTH